The sequence below is a genomic window from Methylotuvimicrobium alcaliphilum 20Z.
CCGATACAGTAGGGGGAATTGTTTGATGCTCAAGCAAGGAGGCTTTGGCCTGTATGGCAGCCGAATAAACCATGAGTTGATATTGTTTCGGTCATGTGAAAACTCTTTGGGTCGGAGTTATAGCAACTTAAATGATTGTTATAGTGGACCTGATACCTTTAACGTTTCGGGAGGAATCTACAATGAATAAAAATAAATTAATCACCGCCGGCCTGTTAGTCGGCACACTCGTAACAGCAAGTCCGGGATATGCCGATGATCACGATCACGGGTATTTGTCCGGCTTTACTAAGAAAGTTAGTCAGGGGTTTTTTAACACGACGACAGGGTGGATCGAAATACCAAAAAATATCGTCAATATCAGCAGCGATTCTAATATATTTGTTGGCATGAGCTGGGGGTTGTTACGTGGCGTGGGTCATGGTGTGAGTCGGACAGTCATTGGTGTGGCTGAGCTGGTTACCTCCCCGATTCCTACAAGCGACTATATTACTCCGCCTTATGTGTGGGACCGTTTCAGTGAAGATACGCGTTATTTCGGCGCCCATTATCCGGGTTTTTGGACGACTTACGGTCCATTGGATGACGGCGAATAATCCATCATTTGGATTAATGACTCTCCACTGATCTCCCGGTAGGGATCGCTTTTGATTTAAGAGGATAAAAATCATGAACAGAAAACTTGTATACCTGTCGCTTGCTATATTGGCTCCGGCATTAACGGCCTGTACCTCCCCCGCGAAGGACATTCCCGCTTTAAGATCGGAAATGGACGCTGCGGTAGCCGGAAACCTTGGGCAAGCGCTGTACCATTGGGAAGCCGCTGAAGAAAGATTCGAAGAGGCCAATCACATACTAGGACATTGGCAAAACGACCATTATTGGAATATCGATCAGCGGCAAAAAGCGATGAATGCGGCTCGCGATGCGGCCAATCATCGTCTGGAATCGGAAAAAGCCATGTGCAATTGGTTGACTGAGGTGCATAGCGATAATCACGATAAAGCGGGTCAAGTCCAAAGAACCGGCGCATTCTTTAGCACCGGTAGCGCAACGCCTTATAATACCAATCATCATGATATCAATTTGATCGGTCAGTATCTGAAAACGCATCCAGAGGCTACCGCAGACGTCGTGGCCTATACCGATACGGTCGGCAGCGCGGCAAGCAACAAAAGCCTAGCCGAGCGTCGTGCGGCATCCGTCGCGAATATGCTGAGGCAAGCAGGTGCTAGACCGAATCAATTGCGGACATCGGCAGTAGGCGAAGCGGATGGGCCAAACAATACGCCCAATCAAAAACACCGTGTCGTCAAAATTAGCACTGTGCATGCCGGATATAAAGACTGCGCTCATTTGCAATAAAGTCCGCAGCGATCAACTTCGTTTTAAGTTGAAGGCTTGATCGGAATAAACCAGGCTACGCATCTAGGTAGCCTGGTTATTTGCTACCATCTCTCTTCAAACCTCGCTCGCCTCGTTGTAATCCGATTGCTTCTGTCTAATTGACTTCCAATTAGCATGGTTTCAAAATATCTCCCTAACTGCCCCGAAAATAGGACCGTATAAAGCGATAACGGTCGTTATTGCCAATTTCATCGTTTTAATACCGGAAAGGATCGTATGCGCGACGCGGATTCAAAACTGAGTTGCAATTTGCACAGGGATATCGAACAGCATAAAAAAGCCGAGAAAAAGACGAGTTTCGTCCTTTTTTTAACCGCCGTGACAATGGTGGCCGAAATAACGGCAGGAATCTTTTATGGTTCGATGGCCTTATTGGCTGACGGTTGGCACATGGGTACCCATGTCGCGGCGTTCATGATCACGGTATTTGCTTATCGTTACGCCAGAAAAAACGCCCGTAATCCTAGGTTTTCATTCGGCACCGGTAAAGTCGGCGTGTTAGGCGGCTTTGCCAGTGCGGTTACGTTGGCTGTCGTTGCCGCGGTCATGGCGATGGAGTCGGTCAAATATCTGTTCGAGCCGCAAAACATTCGTTTCGACGAAGCGATCGTGGTGGCCGGCATCGGCTTGTTAATCAACTTGCTGTGCGCGCTAATACTGATTGATCGGCATGATCACGGGCACGGCGACGAGCACGATCATCACCGCGATCATAATCTCGAGGCGGCGTTTTTTCATGTGTTGGCCGATGCATTGACCTCGGTTTTAGCGATTGCCGCATTGCTGAGCGGAAAATATTACGGATTGAATTGGCTGGATCCTGCGATGGGAATTTTGGGCGCATTGATCATCTTGCGTTGGTCGATGACCTTGTTGAAGAAAACCGGGCCAATATTGCTGGACGGCAGTATCGAAGAAAATTACACGGCCGCGATTAAGATGACGCTGGAAAATGATTCGGATAATCGGGTTTCCGATCTTCATGTCTGGCAAATCGGCCCTAACCAATACGCCGCGATCGTTGCCGTGACGACTCGTTTTCCGAAGCCTCCGGACTATTACAAAGCCTTGCTCGGCGATTTTCGCCGAATCAAACACATCACGGTCGAAGTGCAGGGCTTGGCATCGCAATGAAGCTTCGCATTTAATTCGAATAGCAATCCTTAATTCTTCTGCGGGATGGGTTGTTTAGCCCGTCCTGCCAAGTTGTATAGCTTCAACTATTAACGCGAACATAGCCTTAATGAGTAGCAAATAAGCTATAAGGTTCCAAGTCGATCAGCGGCGTTTCGCCGAGAATCAAGTCTGCCATCAAGCGAGCCGATGCCGGCGCCATGACTAGGCCGTTACGAAAATGGCCGGCGTTAACGCTCAAATTGTCAAGGTCGGGATGCCGAAAAATATAAGGAACGCCATGCTCGGTGCCGGGGCGCAAGCCGGCCCAATGCGTTATGATCGGCATCGTTTTCAATGCCGGGCATAAATGTGCGGCAAAGGACTTCAGTCGGCGGTAAGTCGTTTCGGAGGTCGATTTATCGAAGCCGCAATGTTCGACGCTGCTGCCGACCAGTATTTTACCGTCGAGGCGCGGAATCAAATAGTGATCGTTCTCGAGAATCATGCCCGGCAAGAGGTTGGGTGGCGCGTCGTAAAGCAGCATTTGGCCTTTGATAGGTTGGATTTCAGGTGCCGCGAATTCGGAAAAGAAACGCTCGAATAGCGTTTTCGTCCAGGCACCGGCGCAGACCATTAGATGACCGACCGGACGCTCGCCTCGATCGGTAGTCAACGAAACGATTCTGCCGTTTTTAACCGTGACGTTTTGCACATCGCAATGTTCGATCAACTCGATGTTTCGGTTTTCCGCATCTCGGCGGGCCGATTTCAATAGGCGAGGATTGCGGGCATGGGCGATATCGGGCAGCCAGAGCGGATTGAGCGGATCGCAATTCAGGTTATCCAAACTCGGCGTTTGCTCGGTTCGATAATTAATGCTATAGCGATCGCACCAGTCGATAGCCTGTTCGATATCGGGATTGCGGCTGATAAACAAGCCGCATGGACTCCATTCGGGGTCGATGCCGGTCGCTGTTTTCAGCTCCGACGTGAGTCTAGGATAAAGTTTTAAACTGTGCCGGACCAATTCGGAAATCGCGCTAGGCTGTCGCCACGGATAAATCGGCAATAAAATGCCGCCGCCGGCCCAGGAAGACTCTTGGCCGATAGTGTTTTTTTCCAGAATGCTCACGCGTGCGCCGGCCATGGTGAGTTCGCGGGCGGTCAAGAGGCCGATAATGCCGCCGCCGATAATCGTTATGTCAGGAATGGTAGTCATTTTGGTTTAATTTGGTTTAGATGTTTCCGCGCGAAGTAAAATGTTTTGAGGCCGGGTAAATCATCGGATGTCTATTCGCGAAGGGTTCCAATAGAGCGCTATTTTACGCGGCTTTAACTAGTGCGACCATTAGATGAAGCAAAAAATGAAAGTCAATGATGTTTAAAGAGGCCGCCTAACGTTCATGAAGGCCCGACAAATGAAAGTTCTCTGGTGGTGGAGGGGGGGCGGTCACTCGCCCGGCAGGACGCCATGAACCCTGCACCTAAATTATCCAAGATAGTTAACTATAACCAATGGGCTATGGAATTTAGGTGCTGGGTGAATACGTCCGTGTAGGCTCGACGGCGGCTGTCCTTGCCGCCGACGCCTGCCGGTCGAGAGCAGCCGCACCCTTCTCGGGGCCTGCATCGTACTTTCACAGTAAAAACTGCAAAAGAGCCTTGCTAAATACCGAATAGCCTGAGCTTTGCCTGAGTTTTAATAAATTGTTGTTTTTAGCATACAGGACGAACATGTGTTGATGTTGTTTTCATTAGTGTTTGATAAATAATGATTATCCAATAAATAATAAAAATCCTTAATTACTGTAAGGAACTTGTAAGGATCGACTTTAGCTGCTATTATCCTTTTCGTGAAAAAGTCTTGTTGTTTTAAGGCAAAAAAAAACATAAACAAAAAATCTCTTACGAGGGGGAAACGATGAAACTGAACAAAACTCAAACGGCTCTGGGCGTGGCTGCGGTATTGGCGGCTGGCGCGCTGGCCGCACCGACCGCATCGGCCGATGCCAGAGTCGAAGCGCTGGAAGCGCAAGTTAATCAAATGTCGCAAATGCTGCAAGAAATGCAAGGCGAATTGAACCGCGTACGTGATGCGGCGAGCCGTTCTGCTTCCGAAAACACCGCGAAAGTCATGGAATTGGATGAATGGGCGGCGTCAGTGAAATCAGCACCTGCTGAAGCAAAAAGCAAGGATCATATGGTCTTGTTGAGAGGGGGTTGGGCGAGAAACAATGGTCCGCGAGGCGGGTTTGATCTCGACGGTAATCCTTCTGCGCTTGGATTGGCTTTGGGTGTCAATGGTCCGAATGGTGATCCGTTGGCCAGCGGCCTTGTCGGTCCTAATGAAGGAGGCCGAAATGCGTGGTATTTTGCCGGCGGTTTTGATTTCAGTACCAGCGACGACTTATTTGGCTTGTGGGATGGCGCCGAAGTCTTGGCCGAGTTGATGGTCGAATACAAGGAGTTTGACGATGCTACATTTAGTGCTTTAACTGGTCAAAATGTTACGATCAATCAAGTCAACCTGAGTGCTTCGCCTAAAATCAAATTCCTGAAAGGCAGTGATTTTAGGCCGTGGTTAATTCCGATTGGTTTCGATATTAACATTATTAGTCCGCCGTCAGGTGCTGTCACAGTATTCAGTCCGGGTGCGGTATTCGGTGCCGGTGCCGATTATCGTCTATATGAGAACATCTA
It includes:
- a CDS encoding exosortase system-associated protein, TIGR04073 family, which codes for MNKNKLITAGLLVGTLVTASPGYADDHDHGYLSGFTKKVSQGFFNTTTGWIEIPKNIVNISSDSNIFVGMSWGLLRGVGHGVSRTVIGVAELVTSPIPTSDYITPPYVWDRFSEDTRYFGAHYPGFWTTYGPLDDGE
- a CDS encoding OmpA family protein encodes the protein MNRKLVYLSLAILAPALTACTSPAKDIPALRSEMDAAVAGNLGQALYHWEAAEERFEEANHILGHWQNDHYWNIDQRQKAMNAARDAANHRLESEKAMCNWLTEVHSDNHDKAGQVQRTGAFFSTGSATPYNTNHHDINLIGQYLKTHPEATADVVAYTDTVGSAASNKSLAERRAASVANMLRQAGARPNQLRTSAVGEADGPNNTPNQKHRVVKISTVHAGYKDCAHLQ
- the dmeF gene encoding CDF family Co(II)/Ni(II) efflux transporter DmeF is translated as MRDADSKLSCNLHRDIEQHKKAEKKTSFVLFLTAVTMVAEITAGIFYGSMALLADGWHMGTHVAAFMITVFAYRYARKNARNPRFSFGTGKVGVLGGFASAVTLAVVAAVMAMESVKYLFEPQNIRFDEAIVVAGIGLLINLLCALILIDRHDHGHGDEHDHHRDHNLEAAFFHVLADALTSVLAIAALLSGKYYGLNWLDPAMGILGALIILRWSMTLLKKTGPILLDGSIEENYTAAIKMTLENDSDNRVSDLHVWQIGPNQYAAIVAVTTRFPKPPDYYKALLGDFRRIKHITVEVQGLASQ
- a CDS encoding NAD(P)/FAD-dependent oxidoreductase translates to MTTIPDITIIGGGIIGLLTARELTMAGARVSILEKNTIGQESSWAGGGILLPIYPWRQPSAISELVRHSLKLYPRLTSELKTATGIDPEWSPCGLFISRNPDIEQAIDWCDRYSINYRTEQTPSLDNLNCDPLNPLWLPDIAHARNPRLLKSARRDAENRNIELIEHCDVQNVTVKNGRIVSLTTDRGERPVGHLMVCAGAWTKTLFERFFSEFAAPEIQPIKGQMLLYDAPPNLLPGMILENDHYLIPRLDGKILVGSSVEHCGFDKSTSETTYRRLKSFAAHLCPALKTMPIITHWAGLRPGTEHGVPYIFRHPDLDNLSVNAGHFRNGLVMAPASARLMADLILGETPLIDLEPYSLFATH
- a CDS encoding porin family protein encodes the protein MKLNKTQTALGVAAVLAAGALAAPTASADARVEALEAQVNQMSQMLQEMQGELNRVRDAASRSASENTAKVMELDEWAASVKSAPAEAKSKDHMVLLRGGWARNNGPRGGFDLDGNPSALGLALGVNGPNGDPLASGLVGPNEGGRNAWYFAGGFDFSTSDDLFGLWDGAEVLAELMVEYKEFDDATFSALTGQNVTINQVNLSASPKIKFLKGSDFRPWLIPIGFDINIISPPSGAVTVFSPGAVFGAGADYRLYENIYVGADVRYHWAADSLDGVDTNTLTAGGYIGLGF